The genomic window CTTTTTTAGCATCAAAGAAAATAGAGTCTTTGAGTGATTTTCTGTTAATATGTTTAGCCAAAAACTCATGAAAAGAAACTTCATAACAACGTTCTAAGTCTTCAGAGTCTTCGCAGCCTTCATAGGCGACAAATGATCTTTTGTAAAAATCTTGTTTGGTCTCTTGAGCAGAGCATAAACTTGTGATTAGAATTAATGCAAAAACAGAACAAAACCTTCTCATAGTTTGGTAGTGATACGTTATTCAGGAATATTGAAAACGATAGGGATGCTATATTTAACATCTACAGGTTCATTTCCGTAATAACCTGGTTTGTCAAATTTTGGAACTAAACCTATAACACGGATTGCTTCTTTTTCTAAAGCAGGATGAGGACCTCTGGCTGTAATACCTTCAATTTCTCCATTTTTATTTATGGTAAAGTTGACATATATTTTTTTGTTCCCAGGCGATAGACCAATATCTGAGGTTATGTTTGTGCTAAAATTTTCACCAATTAGTCTAATTATTTTACTATTCATACACTGCTTCAAACTTGTGTTGTTCGAGCTTGAATTGCACCCGTTATATACAGGGAATTCATCAATCTCTTTAAACGGCATGTCTTTAGAAGAATCTGGTTGGTGCTTTTCAATTTTTAAAGTTCCGTAGTCATTTTCAATAATTTTATAATCTATTTTCACACCATATCTAACTGATGAAAAGGAAGAATCTATCTTAGTTTCATCAAAATCTATTTTAGGAAATTTATGGAGCAAAGAATCTATAATTGCACGTTCTTTTTTGATTGTAAAGTAGGATTCAGTACCTTCTTTAATTAGATTTCCTGAAGAATCAAACTCAAAAAATAACGTTTCACTTAAACGACCATTAGGGTTTATGTTTTTTAAAAAAACCAGATCTTTTTTTGTGATTTTCTTCACAAAAAGAGAGAAAACGAGATAATCAAAAATATATTTTTTATCCTCAGCAGTATTACAACCTTCACAAAAAAGGATATCAAATTCTTCAACAGTTGAAACCTTTGCAGGAGGTGGTGCTATTTGGTTTTGATACTCGGAATAATCGTCTGTTTCGCTTTCCTGTTCTTGCGAAAAAGAATAACTTAATGAAACGAAAAATAGCAGAGGTATAAGTAAATATTTCATGAATTAAAATTTATACAGCAACAACACCTTTAATATGTGGGTGAGGATTATAATCTTCAAGTATGAAATCTTCGAACTTAAAGTCGAAAATGTCTTTTACATCTGGATTGATAATCATTTTTGGTAATGGTCTAATATCTCGAGATAGTTGTAATTCTAATTGCTCAAGATGGTTGTTGTATATATGAGCATCACCAAACGTATGTATAAATTCACCTGGTTGGTAGCCACAAACTTGTGCCATCATCATTGT from Winogradskyella sp. MH6 includes these protein-coding regions:
- a CDS encoding energy transducer TonB is translated as MKYLLIPLLFFVSLSYSFSQEQESETDDYSEYQNQIAPPPAKVSTVEEFDILFCEGCNTAEDKKYIFDYLVFSLFVKKITKKDLVFLKNINPNGRLSETLFFEFDSSGNLIKEGTESYFTIKKERAIIDSLLHKFPKIDFDETKIDSSFSSVRYGVKIDYKIIENDYGTLKIEKHQPDSSKDMPFKEIDEFPVYNGCNSSSNNTSLKQCMNSKIIRLIGENFSTNITSDIGLSPGNKKIYVNFTINKNGEIEGITARGPHPALEKEAIRVIGLVPKFDKPGYYGNEPVDVKYSIPIVFNIPE